The nucleotide sequence TTTAATTCGCTTACTGCAAGAACAAGGCTGGCTGGTCAAAGCACTTGTCCGTAACCCTCAGCAAGCCATCACCCTTGAGGGCCTGGACATTGAACTGATTTCTGGGGATTTGAATCAGCCGAACTTAAGTCAGGTCATGACCGGCTGCCAGGCCCTGTTTCATGTCGCGGCCCACTACAGCTTATGGAGAAAGGATGAGAAACAACTCTATGAGAGCAATGTTTTAGGAACCAGAAATATTCTCAAAGCTGCCCACATTGCCGGAGTTGAACGCGTTGTCTATACCAGTTCTGTCGCTGCGATTGGGGTTGATCCAAGTGGAAAACCGGGAACAGAAGCCTATCAAAGTCCTCCAGAAAAGTTAATTAGTGCCTATAAAAAATCTAAATATTGGGCGGAACAGGAAGCGCACCAGGCCATTAAAAACGGTCAAGATATTGTTATTGTCAACCCCACCACACCCATCGGTCCTTGGGATGTCAAACCCACACCAACCGGAGATTTAATTGTCC is from Synechococcus sp. PCC 6312 and encodes:
- the hpnA gene encoding hopanoid-associated sugar epimerase is translated as MGQIAFVTGGSGFVGANLIRLLQEQGWLVKALVRNPQQAITLEGLDIELISGDLNQPNLSQVMTGCQALFHVAAHYSLWRKDEKQLYESNVLGTRNILKAAHIAGVERVVYTSSVAAIGVDPSGKPGTEAYQSPPEKLISAYKKSKYWAEQEAHQAIKNGQDIVIVNPTTPIGPWDVKPTPTGDLIVRFLRNQMPAYVDTGLNLIHVRDVAWGHLLAYAKGKTGERYILGHQNLSLKEILEKLAAMTGKAAPKVTIPVIVPLIVAWIDEMVLGQLGKTPSVPVDGVLMSKQKMYYDASKAINELDLPQTSVDQALKEAIKWFLAHGYAK